The genomic stretch GGGCGGCCTCGATCTCGCGCACCGTGACGTCCTCGACGATCACGTGGGGCGCCAGCAGCGCGATCCCGGTGACCGGGTGGCGGCCGGCGTGGATGAGCGCGATCGAGGCGCCGTCGCTGTGGCCCACGATGATCGGCTCGGGCGCGTCGAGTTGGGCGAGCACGTCGGGCAGGACGTCGAGCGCCTCGGTATGGAAGAAGGCGGGCGTGCGCGGCTGCGGCGGCGGCTGCGAGCGCCCGTGCCCGAAGCGCGAGAACGCGAGCACGCGCCGGCCTGTCGCCTCGTGCAACGCCTGCGGGAAGCCGCGCCACAGGCCGACCGAGCCGAGCCCCTCGTGCAGCAGCACGAGCGGGCGGCGGTCCGGGTCCCCCGGCAGCTCGAGCGCCTCGATGCGCCGCCCGGCGACGCGGACGTCGGGCTCCACGCGTGCGCCCGTCACGAGGCCGGGACGATGACCG from Capillimicrobium parvum encodes the following:
- a CDS encoding alpha/beta fold hydrolase, whose protein sequence is MTGARVEPDVRVAGRRIEALELPGDPDRRPLVLLHEGLGSVGLWRGFPQALHEATGRRVLAFSRFGHGRSQPPPQPRTPAFFHTEALDVLPDVLAQLDAPEPIIVGHSDGASIALIHAGRHPVTGIALLAPHVIVEDVTVREIEAARERYASGDLRERMARHHDDVDAAFWGWCDVWLDPAFRDWSLEADAERVACPTLLIQGVGDPYGTLDQLDRIEARVRGAGGDVFRVHVPGGHSPHLEAAAETLAALRAFTEPLV